The Neobacillus sp. OS1-2 genome includes a window with the following:
- a CDS encoding RluA family pseudouridine synthase codes for MEKMEHTILEEQKGDRIDKVISALNDEWSRTQVQQWIKAGNILVNGQSVKTNYKCGLKDEIEITIPDPEELDVLPENLDLEIYYEDKDVLVVNKPRGMVVHPAPGHLSGTLVNGLMAHCKDLSGINGVLRPGIVHRIDKDTSGLLMVAKNDLAHESLVNQLVKKTVTRKYKAIVHGVIPHDYGTIDAPLGRDTKDRQSMAIVDNGKHAVTHFQVLDRFKDFTFVECQLETGRTHQIRVHMKYIGFPLAGDPKYGPKKTLDIDGQALHAGVLGFIHPRTNEYLEFEAPLPEDFERLLEQLQNNR; via the coding sequence ATGGAGAAAATGGAACACACCATTCTTGAGGAACAAAAAGGAGATCGGATTGATAAGGTCATTTCTGCGCTTAATGATGAATGGTCACGGACACAAGTACAGCAATGGATTAAAGCTGGAAATATCCTTGTAAACGGACAATCCGTCAAAACAAATTATAAGTGCGGCCTGAAAGATGAAATTGAAATAACGATCCCGGATCCGGAAGAATTAGATGTATTACCTGAAAATCTTGATTTAGAAATTTATTATGAAGATAAAGATGTTTTAGTTGTTAATAAACCGAGGGGGATGGTGGTTCACCCTGCCCCAGGTCATTTGTCAGGAACGCTCGTTAATGGCTTAATGGCACATTGTAAGGACTTATCCGGTATTAATGGCGTATTAAGACCTGGCATCGTTCATCGGATTGATAAAGATACCTCAGGATTGTTGATGGTGGCTAAAAATGATCTGGCACATGAAAGTCTTGTGAATCAATTGGTGAAAAAAACGGTGACTCGTAAATATAAAGCTATAGTCCATGGGGTCATTCCCCACGACTATGGGACGATTGATGCTCCGCTTGGACGGGATACAAAAGACCGCCAAAGCATGGCAATAGTTGATAACGGAAAGCATGCGGTCACCCATTTTCAGGTACTGGATCGGTTCAAAGATTTTACATTCGTAGAATGTCAATTGGAAACAGGTAGAACTCACCAGATTCGAGTTCATATGAAATATATTGGTTTTCCACTTGCGGGAGATCCCAAATATGGTCCGAAGAAAACGCTGGATATTGACGGACAAGCATTGCATGCAGGTGTTCTTGGGTTTATCCACCCTAGAACAAACGAATATTTGGAATTTGAAGCACCACTTCCAGAGGATTTCGAACGATTGCTTGAACAGCTACAAAATAATCGTTGA
- the pyrR gene encoding bifunctional pyr operon transcriptional regulator/uracil phosphoribosyltransferase PyrR, protein MTRKALVLDEQAIGRALTRIAHQIIEKNKGIDDCILVGIRTRGIYIAERLAAKIEEIEGKTISVGEIDITLYRDDLTKKTENQEPLVKGSNIPDDINNKKVILVDDVLYTGRTVRAGLDALMDIGRPAVIQLAVLVDRGHRELPIRADYVGKNIPTSSEEKVVVELSEVDNLDQVSIFDK, encoded by the coding sequence ATGACCCGTAAAGCACTTGTCCTTGATGAGCAGGCAATCGGAAGAGCCTTAACTAGGATTGCCCATCAAATTATTGAGAAAAATAAAGGAATCGATGATTGCATTCTTGTTGGGATACGAACACGAGGGATCTACATTGCTGAACGACTTGCGGCTAAGATTGAGGAAATTGAAGGAAAGACGATTTCTGTTGGGGAAATCGATATTACACTTTATCGCGATGATTTGACCAAAAAAACGGAGAATCAGGAACCACTTGTAAAGGGTTCGAATATTCCGGATGATATTAATAATAAAAAAGTGATCCTTGTGGATGACGTATTATATACAGGCAGAACGGTCAGAGCCGGACTTGATGCTCTAATGGATATCGGTCGGCCGGCTGTTATCCAACTTGCCGTTTTAGTAGACCGCGGGCACCGTGAGCTCCCAATTAGAGCGGATTATGTAGGAAAAAACATTCCCACTTCAAGCGAGGAAAAGGTTGTTGTTGAGTTATCGGAAGTGGATAACCTTGATCAAGTAAGTATTTTTGACAAATAA